From Diospyros lotus cultivar Yz01 chromosome 4, ASM1463336v1, whole genome shotgun sequence, a single genomic window includes:
- the LOC127799278 gene encoding cullin-3A-like: MSAQKKRNFQIEAFKHRVVVDPKYAEKTWKILEYAIHEIYNHNASGLSFEELYRNAYNMVLHKFGEKLYSGLVSTMTSHLKEIAKSIEAAQGDLFLEELNRKWAEHNKALQMIRDILMYMDRTFVPNTHKTPVHELGLNLWRDNVVHSNKIQPRLQDTLLELVQKERTSEVINRGLMRSIIKMLMDLGSSVYQEDFEKPFLAVSADFYCGESQQFIECCDCGDYLKKAESRLNEEIERVSHYLDANSEAKITNVVEKEMIESHMQRLVHMENSGLVKMIVDDKYEDLGRMYSLFRRVTNGLSLIRDVMTSHIRDTGKELVTDPERLKDPVDFVQRLLDEKDKHDKIISLAYNNDKTFQNALNSSFEYFINLNPRSPEFISLFVDDKLRKGLKGVSEEDVEIVLDKVMMLFRYLQEKDVFEKYYKQHLAKRLLLGKTVSDDAERSLIVKLKTECGYQFTSKLEGMFTDMKTSQDTMQGFYSSMGAEIADYPTLAVQVLTTGSWPTQSSVTCNLPSEILGICDKFRTYYLGTHTGRRLSWQTNMGSADLKALFAKGQKHELNVSTYQMCVLMLFNNADRLSYKEIEQATEIPTSDLKRSLQSLACVKGKNVLRKEPMSKEVVEDDAFFFNEKFSSKLYKVKIGTVIAQKESEPEKQETRQRVEEDRKPQIEAAIVRIMKSRRVLDHNNIVAEVTKQLQSRFLPNPVVIKKRIESLIEREFLERDKGDRKMYRYLA, encoded by the coding sequence GAATGCTTATAATATGGTTCTGCACAAATTTGGAGAGAAGCTCTACTCTGGACTTGTCTCCACTATGACATCCCATCTAAAGGAAATAGCAAAATCAATTGAGGCTGCCCAGGGAGATTTGTTTTTGGAAGAGCTAAACAGGAAATGGGCTGAGCACAACAAGGCGTTGCAAATGATCCGAGACATATTGATGTACATGGACCGGACTTTTGTTCCTAACACGCATAAAACCCCAGTTCATGAGCTAGGCTTGAACTTGTGGAGAGACAATGTTGTCCACTCTAACAAAATTCAACCAAGGCTTCAAGATACGCTTCTTGAACTCGTGCAGAAGGAGAGGACTAGTGAAGTTATAAACAGGGGTTTGATGAGGAgtataataaaaatgttaatgGATTTAGGTTCTTCTGTCTaccaagaagactttgagaaaCCATTTCTTGCAGTCTCAGCTGATTTCTATTGTGGTGAGTCTCAACAGTTTATTGAGTGCTGTGATTGTGGGGATTATTTGAAGAAAGCTGAGAGTCGTCTGAatgaagagattgagagagtcTCCCACTATTTGGATGCAAATAGTGAAGCCAAGATCACTAATGTAGTGGAAAAGGAGATGATTGAAAGTCATATGCAGAGATTAGTCCATATGGAGAACTCAGGCTTAGTTAAAATGATTGTGGATGACAAATATGAGGACCTGGGCCGGATGTATAGTTTGTTCCGCAGAGTGACTAATGGACTATCACTAATTAGAGATGTCATGACTTCCCATATTCGAGATACAGGTAAAGAGCTAGTAACTGATCCAGAAAGGTTAAAGGATCCTGTTGACTTTGTGCAGCGGTTGTTGGATGAGAAGGATAAACATGATAAGATCATCAGTTTGGCATATAACAATGACAAGACATTTCAAAATGCTTTGAATTCctcatttgaatattttattaatttgaatcCTCGGTCTCCAGAGTTCATATCTTTGTTTGTGGATGATAAGCTCCGGAAAGGACTGAAGGGCGTCAGTGAGGAGGATGTTGAGATTGTACTGGACAAGGTAATGATGCTCTTCCGATACCTCCAAGAGAAGGATGTGTTCGAGAAGTATTACAAGCAACATTTGGCAAAGAGGCTTCTGTTAGGGAAAACTGTCTCTGATGATGCAGAGAGAAGTTTGATAGTTAAGCTCAAGACAGAATGTGGGTATCAGTTTACATCAAAGTTGGAAGGTATGTTCACAGACATGAAGACATCTCAGGACACAATGCAGGGGTTCTATTCAAGCATGGGTGCTGAGATTGCTGACTATCCTACACTTGCTGTTCAGGTCCTCACCACCGGTTCTTGGCCAACTCAATCCAGTGTCACTTGCAACCTTCCGTCCGAAATCCTTGGTATATGTGACAAATTCCGTACATATTACCTTGGGACCCACACAGGGCGGAGGCTGTCCTGGCAGACAAATATGGGCAGCGCTGACCTGAAAGCACTATTTGCGAAGGGCCAGAAGCATGAGCTGAATGTTTCAACGTATCAGATGTGTGTCCTGATGTTATTCAACAATGCTGATCGGCTGAGCTATAAAGAAATAGAGCAGGCTACAGAGATTCCTACCTCGGACTTGAAGAGGTCTCTGCAGTCTTTGGCCTGTGTTAAGGGGAAGAATGTACTGCGAAAAGAACCTATGAGCAAAGAAGTTGTGGAGGACGATGCCTTTTTCTTCAATGAAAAGTTCAGCAGCAAGCTGTACAAGGTAAAGATAGGTACTGTTATTGCTCAAAAGGAATCAGAACCAGAAAAGCAGGAGACTCGGCAGAGAGTGGAGGAGGACAGGAAGCCCCAGATTGAGGCAGCAATCGTTAGGATTATGAAGTCACGACGGGTGCTGGATCACAATAATATTGTGGCTGAGGTAACAAAGCAACTACAATCACGGTTTCTGCCAAATCCTGTAGTAATAAAGAAAAGAATTGAATCCTTAATTGAGCGCGAGTTTTTGGAAAGGGACAAAGGGGATAGAAAGATGTACCGGTACCTTGCTTGA